One Ricinus communis isolate WT05 ecotype wild-type chromosome 7, ASM1957865v1, whole genome shotgun sequence genomic region harbors:
- the LOC8266480 gene encoding uncharacterized protein LOC8266480 isoform X3, with protein sequence MSWNYPEISLQELMKLIKGFVDIIILASGYQSSGLLAHWDPHNIKKAFQWASFFEHVLGQMSSSDVYQDSVKELDVALGKMTSSPSFPQGLADISFRTLNRARSFVLAHMFHTLPLRDSHLRAFLTAIIEMDLENVSRSEHDSLSEYLNKLIMLNTQFNLVPERRIPMKKILIKLEGVEATKIGSFIDDDMTKFTVQELLSRQSAVLCISTLGKGLDILSNYITASNWIDLDSNMSEEEPKHGRAQASVGSVDQLADFITWNCWKSVNLSYFLQKRTIRLVAGASMIFSGPKLSWVQVFEQMNASAKCKEDNDLCETIELMLLGCITSKWNCLIEYFMSISYRTFTISKLYQDVCNLLPGRSLSFHSKEESTDSKESGILEYLAGVLDGQLHQLWNLSPVLLAIAIPF encoded by the exons atgagttGGAATTACCCAGAAATATCCTTACAGGAATtgatgaaactaataaaaggGTTTGTAGATATCATAATATTAGCATCTGGGTATCAATCCTCTGGTCTTTTAGCTCACTGGGATCCCCACAATATCAAGAAAGCCTTCCAGTGGGCTTCCTTCTTTGAACAT GTGCTTGGGCAAATGAGTAGCTCAGACGTTTACCAGGACTCGGTCAAGGAACTTGACGTAGCACTTGGTAAAATGACATCTAGTCCTTCCTTTCCTCAG GGTCTTGCAGATATATCATTTCGTACTCTTAACAGAGCCAGGAGTTTTGTTCTAGCACATATGTTCCATACTTTGCCATTGAGGGATTCACATCTCAGGGCTTTTCTAACTGCAATAATTGAGATGGATCTTGAAAACGTGTCAAGATCGGAGCATGATTCCCTAAGTGAATATCTCAACAAGTTAATTATGCTCAATACACAATTTAACTTGGTTCCAGAAAGGAGGATTCCTATGAAAAAGATACTTATTAAATTGGAAGGTGTTGAAGCTACGAAAATAGGAAGCTTCATTGATGATGACATGACAAAGTTCACTGTTCAGGAGCTGCTCAGTAGGCAATCTGCTGTGTTGTGCATATCAACACTTGGTAAAGGTTTAGATATCCTCTCTAATTACATCACAGCTAGCAATTGGATTGATTTAGATAGTAACATGTCTGAAGAAGAACCAAAGCATGGAAGAGCTCAAGCATCAGTAGG GAGTGTAGATCAACTGGCCGATTTTATTACATGGAATTGTTGGAAATCAGTGAatctttcatattttcttcAGAAGAGAACTATCAGATTGGTTGCAGGTGCTAGCATGATATTTTCCGGCCCTAAGCTTTCCTGGGTGCAAGTTTTTGAACAGATGAATGCTTCAGCAAAGTGCAAAGAGGATAATGATTTGTGTGAAACAata GAACTCATGCTCCTTGGATGTATTACAAGCAAATGGAATTGTCTAATTGAATATTTCATGTCAATTTCCTATCGCACCTTCACAATCTCAAAACTATATCAGGATGTCTGCAACTTGCTTCCAGGAAGATCTCTAAGTTTTCATTCCAAAGAAGAATCAACAGATTCAAAG GAAAGTGGCATTCTTGAGTACTTGGCTGGTGTGCTGGATGGACAGCTTCATCAACTGTGGAACCTCTCTCCTGTCCTTTTAGCTATTGCAATCCCATTCTG A
- the LOC8266481 gene encoding uncharacterized protein LOC8266481 — MKLVMKILSGQSVKKNQFIKWGKRIATTESAITLGNVRNRVPFSCCCGLRVLRQLLWKFRTQWKQALGWRRNSVKYSYDIHSYSLNFDDGLYHDNHSSKGSSQ, encoded by the coding sequence ATGAAGCTAGTAATGAAGATTTTGAGCGGACAAAGTGTAAAGAAGAACCAGTTTATAAAATGGGGGAAGAGAATTGCAACCACAGAATCTGCAATTACACTTGGTAATGTAAGAAATCGAGTGCCATTTAGCTGTTGCTGTGGATTGCGTGTCCTGAGGCAGTTGCTTTGGAAGTTTAGGACACAATGGAAGCAAGCGTTGGGGTGGCGAAGGAACAGCGTAAAGTACAGCTATGATATTCACAGCTATTCCCTTAACTTTGATGATGGTCTCTACCATGACAATCACTCATCAAAGGGTTCTTCTCAATGA
- the LOC8266480 gene encoding uncharacterized protein LOC8266480 isoform X2, giving the protein MSWNYPEISLQELMKLIKGFVDIIILASGYQSSGLLAHWDPHNIKKAFQWASFFEHVLGQMSSSDVYQDSVKELDVALGKMTSSPSFPQGLADISFRTLNRARSFVLAHMFHTLPLRDSHLRAFLTAIIEMDLENVSRSEHDSLSEYLNKLIMLNTQFNLVPERRIPMKKILIKLEGVEATKIGSFIDDDMTKFTVQELLSRQSAVLCISTLGKGLDILSNYITASNWIDLDSNMSEEEPKHGRAQASVGSVDQLADFITWNCWKSVNLSYFLQKRTIRLVAGASMIFSGPKLSWVQVFEQMNASAKCKEDNDLCETIELMLLGCITSKWNCLIEYFMSISYRTFTISKLYQDVCNLLPGRSLSFHSKEESTDSKESGILEYLAGVLDGQLHQLWNLSPVLLAIAIPFWSPLFRLYLSEIQTQFKGDSSVMRCCSCIQERKEHEDYASRESSPTRSKTEGKSET; this is encoded by the exons atgagttGGAATTACCCAGAAATATCCTTACAGGAATtgatgaaactaataaaaggGTTTGTAGATATCATAATATTAGCATCTGGGTATCAATCCTCTGGTCTTTTAGCTCACTGGGATCCCCACAATATCAAGAAAGCCTTCCAGTGGGCTTCCTTCTTTGAACAT GTGCTTGGGCAAATGAGTAGCTCAGACGTTTACCAGGACTCGGTCAAGGAACTTGACGTAGCACTTGGTAAAATGACATCTAGTCCTTCCTTTCCTCAG GGTCTTGCAGATATATCATTTCGTACTCTTAACAGAGCCAGGAGTTTTGTTCTAGCACATATGTTCCATACTTTGCCATTGAGGGATTCACATCTCAGGGCTTTTCTAACTGCAATAATTGAGATGGATCTTGAAAACGTGTCAAGATCGGAGCATGATTCCCTAAGTGAATATCTCAACAAGTTAATTATGCTCAATACACAATTTAACTTGGTTCCAGAAAGGAGGATTCCTATGAAAAAGATACTTATTAAATTGGAAGGTGTTGAAGCTACGAAAATAGGAAGCTTCATTGATGATGACATGACAAAGTTCACTGTTCAGGAGCTGCTCAGTAGGCAATCTGCTGTGTTGTGCATATCAACACTTGGTAAAGGTTTAGATATCCTCTCTAATTACATCACAGCTAGCAATTGGATTGATTTAGATAGTAACATGTCTGAAGAAGAACCAAAGCATGGAAGAGCTCAAGCATCAGTAGG GAGTGTAGATCAACTGGCCGATTTTATTACATGGAATTGTTGGAAATCAGTGAatctttcatattttcttcAGAAGAGAACTATCAGATTGGTTGCAGGTGCTAGCATGATATTTTCCGGCCCTAAGCTTTCCTGGGTGCAAGTTTTTGAACAGATGAATGCTTCAGCAAAGTGCAAAGAGGATAATGATTTGTGTGAAACAata GAACTCATGCTCCTTGGATGTATTACAAGCAAATGGAATTGTCTAATTGAATATTTCATGTCAATTTCCTATCGCACCTTCACAATCTCAAAACTATATCAGGATGTCTGCAACTTGCTTCCAGGAAGATCTCTAAGTTTTCATTCCAAAGAAGAATCAACAGATTCAAAG GAAAGTGGCATTCTTGAGTACTTGGCTGGTGTGCTGGATGGACAGCTTCATCAACTGTGGAACCTCTCTCCTGTCCTTTTAGCTATTGCAATCCCATTCTG GTCACCTCTGTTTAGGCTGTATCTAAGTGAAATACAGACGCAATTCAAGGGAGATTCTTCAGTGATGAG ATGCTGCAGTTGTAtccaagaaagaaaggagCATGAAGATT ATGCTTCCCGGGAAAGTTCACCAACCAGGAGTAAAACAGAAGGAAAATCAGAAACATGA
- the LOC8266717 gene encoding probable inactive histone-lysine N-methyltransferase SUVR2 isoform X1 — MAPNPRVVSAFRAMKAIGINEDKVKPVLKKLLKLYDKNWELIEEENYRVLADAIFDDDDSKGPNFGEEAEVHDEPEQPLKRLRSRGQEEQASASPNNCNLIAGGPPLKKPKVEEEAVRGTNSLQRSPDMRKSQHGSVSTQNHYSQSPQVRHSYKGKEPMLPHVASEEKRPSVERPSHAVQIRDPVVDRGKQKMPESYALIKPKDEPFTDDLPPTDLEAPLAMIQPPLAMIQPDSTVMSLSQGKPDDQESPASHSGAEENGCDSLRASSSEKRINSELAAVQDGSPANLEVASSSLGEVKISLSCDSMLGRPNFHMPSQDEFLKSMQEKCLRSYKILDPNFSVLQMLKDMCECFLELGTDSSHESQERLMNVTTTVDVLKKSAACCGLGNGSIDARSCTEVSVHQIARQLQSFTEGTHTSANGSVEIDRGHELRDPKSHSLVVVPQHQLTSEEIRSIHDCNDITKGEELVEISWLNEINNECPSSFNYIPENLIFQDAHVKFTLSQIIAEDCCSTCIGDCLSSTTVCVCAAETGDKFAYTSEGLLREDFLEDCISMTRDPHRQCLSYCKACPLERSKNEEILEPCKGHLKRKHIKECWRKCACHRLCGNRVVQRGMVCKLQVFFTPEGKGWGLRTLEKLPKGTFVCEYVGEILTNKELHERNMQRIRGATSDFHTYPVLLDAYWCLKGAVKNEEALCLDATFYGNVARFINHRCLDANLIEIPVKMETPDHHYYHLAFFTTRDVDAMEELTWDYGIDFNDNDHPVEVFRCLCGSKFCRNMKRSNRSKSASR, encoded by the exons ATGGCACCAAATCCCAGAGTTGTGAGTGCCTTTCGTGCAATGAAGGCTATTGGTATAAATGAAGATAAAGTGAAACCAGTTCTAAAGAAGCTTCtgaaattatatgataaaaactGGGAACttattgaagaagaaaattatagAGTTCTAGCTGATGCCatatttgatgatgatgattccaAG GGACCAAATTTTGGGGAAGAAGCTGAGGTGCATGATGAACCTGAACAGCCACTTAAACGACTGCGGTCAAGAGGCCAAGAAGAGCAAGCTTCTGCATCTCCTAATAACTGTAATCTGATAGCAGGTGGACCTCCATTGAAAAAGCCTAAAGTAGAGGAAGAAGCAGTACGGGGCACAAATTCTCTGCAAAGATCACCAGATATGAGAAAGTCTCAACATGGGTCTGTTTCAACCCAGAATCATTATTCACAGTCACCTCAGGTGCGGCACTCATACAAGGGAAAAGAACCTATGTTGCCTCATGTTGCTTCCGAAGAAAAGAGACCTTCTGTGGAGAGACCATCTCATGCAGTGCAGATTAGAGATCCTGTAGTTGATCGAGGCAAACAAAAGATGCCTGAATCTTATGCTTTAATTAAGCCTAAAGATGAGCCTTTTACTGACGACTTGCCTCCCACAGACCTAGAGGCTCCTCTTGCAATGATCCAGCCACCTCTTGCAATGATCCAGCCAG ATTCTACTGTTATGAGTCTGTCACAAGGAAAGCCGGATGATCAGGAGTCTCCTGCATCCCATAGTGGAGCAGAAGAAAATGGATGTGATAGTCTTCGAGCGTCATCAAGTGAAAAACGAATCAACTCTGAGCTTGCAGCTGTTCAAGATGGATCTCCTGCTAACTTAGAGGTTGCCTCCTCATCATTGGGAGAGGTGAAGATTTCTTTGAGCTGCGACTCTATGCTTGGAAGACCAAATTTTCATATGCCTAGTCAAGATGAATTTCTGAAATCGATGCAGGAGAAATGTCTCCGGTCATATAAAATTCTTGATCCTAACTTTTCTGTCTTGCAAATGCTGAAAGATATGTGTGAGTGCTTCCTGGAATTGGGAACTGATTCCTCTCATGAATCGCAGGAAAGGTTAATGAATGTAACAACAACTGTTGATGTATTGAAGAAATCAGCTGCCTGCTGTGGTTTGGGTAATGGATCAATTGATGCACGTAGTTGTACTGAGGTGTCTGTACATCAGATTGCAAGGCAACTACAATCCTTCACTGAGGGTACACACACTAGTGCCAATGGTTCTGTTGAAATTGACAGAGGACATGAGTTGAGAGACCCCAAATCACATAGTTTGGTGGTTGTTCCACAGCATCAACTCACTTCTGAAGAGATAAGATCTATTCATGATTGTAATGACATAACTAAGGGCGAAGAGTTGGTTGAGATCTCATGGTTAAATGAAATCAACAATGAGTGTCCTTCATCTTTTAACTACATTCCTGAAAACCTGATTTTTCAAGATGCTCATGTGAAGTTCActctttctcaaattatagCTGAAGATTGCTGTTCTACATGTATTGGTGATTGTCTGTCCTCAACAACAGTTTGTGTTTGTGCTGCTGAAACTGGAGATAAGTTTGCATATACATCAGAGGGCCTCCTGAGGGAGGATTTCTTAGAGGACTGTATCTCTATGACTCGTGATCCTCACCGGCAGTGCCTCTCCTATTGCAAAGCTTGCCCACTTGAAAGATCAAAAAATGAGGAGATCTTAGAACCATGCAAAGGTCACTTGAAAAGGAAACATATAAAAGAATGTTGGAGAAAATGTGCCTGCCATAGGCTGTGTGGAAATCGAGTTGTGCAGCGAGGTATGGTATGCAAATTGCAG GTTTTCTTTACACCTGAAGGAAAGGGATGGGGCCTTAGAACCCTGGAAAAGCTGCCAAAAGGAACCTTTGTGTGTGAGTATGTTGGAGAAATACTAACCAACAAAGAGTTGCATGAGAGAAACATGCAAAGAATAAGAGGCGCCACTAGTGATTTTCATACTTATCCAGTTTTATTAGATGCATATTGGTGCTTGAAAGGAGCTGTGAAGAACGAAGAAGCGCTTTGTTTGGATGCAACATTCTATGGAAATGTTGCTAGGTTTATCAATCATAG GTGTCTTGATGCAAATTTGATTGAGATCCCAGTTAAAATGGAGACTCCAGATCATCATTATTATCAC CTTGCCTTCTTCACGACCAGAGATGTGGATGCAATGGAAGAGCTAACTTGG GATTATGGCATTGACTTTAATGACAATGATCATCCTGTGGAGGTATTCCGGTGCCTGTGTGGCAGCAAGTTCTGCAGGAACATGAAACGTTCAAATA GGTCTAAGTCTGCATCAAGATGA
- the LOC8266479 gene encoding 60S ribosomal protein L23: MSKRGRGGSAGNKFRMSLGLPVAATVNCADNTGAKNLYIISVKGIKGRLNRLPSACVGDMVMATVKKGKPDLRKKVMPAVIVRQRKPWRRKDGVYMYFEDNAGVIVNPKGEMKGSAITGPIGKECADLWPRIASAANAIV; the protein is encoded by the exons ATGTCGAAGCGAg GAAGGGGAGGGTCAGCAGGTAACAAGTTCAGGATGTCACTGGGTCTACCAGTGGCAGCGACAGTGAACTGCGCCGATAACACAGGAGCCAAGAATCTATACATCATTTCCGTGAAAGGAATCAAGGGACGCCTGAATCGGTTGCCGTCAGCTTGCGTGGGAGACATGGTCATGGCAACTGTTAAGAAAGGGAAACCTGATCTCAGGAAAAAGGTCATGCCTGCTGTCATCGTCCGCCAGCGTAAACCTTGGCGCCGAAAGGATGGCGTTTACATGTATTTCGAAG ATAATGCTGGAGTGATTGTGAATCCCAAGGGAGAAATGAAAG GATCTGCTATTACTGGCCCTATTGGGAAAGAGTGTGCGGACTTGTGGCCAAGGATTGCTAGTGCTGCCAATGCTATTGTCTGA
- the LOC8266480 gene encoding uncharacterized protein LOC8266480 isoform X1 — MSWNYPEISLQELMKLIKGFVDIIILASGYQSSGLLAHWDPHNIKKAFQWASFFEHVLGQMSSSDVYQDSVKELDVALGKMTSSPSFPQGLADISFRTLNRARSFVLAHMFHTLPLRDSHLRAFLTAIIEMDLENVSRSEHDSLSEYLNKLIMLNTQFNLVPERRIPMKKILIKLEGVEATKIGSFIDDDMTKFTVQELLSRQSAVLCISTLGKGLDILSNYITASNWIDLDSNMSEEEPKHGRAQASVGSVDQLADFITWNCWKSVNLSYFLQKRTIRLVAGASMIFSGPKLSWVQVFEQMNASAKCKEDNDLCETIELMLLGCITSKWNCLIEYFMSISYRTFTISKLYQDVCNLLPGRSLSFHSKEESTDSKESGILEYLAGVLDGQLHQLWNLSPVLLAIAIPFWSPLFRLYLSEIQTQFKGDSSVMRCCSCIQERKEHEDCQLAERIWCLHIIHICGSRVIYGANNA; from the exons atgagttGGAATTACCCAGAAATATCCTTACAGGAATtgatgaaactaataaaaggGTTTGTAGATATCATAATATTAGCATCTGGGTATCAATCCTCTGGTCTTTTAGCTCACTGGGATCCCCACAATATCAAGAAAGCCTTCCAGTGGGCTTCCTTCTTTGAACAT GTGCTTGGGCAAATGAGTAGCTCAGACGTTTACCAGGACTCGGTCAAGGAACTTGACGTAGCACTTGGTAAAATGACATCTAGTCCTTCCTTTCCTCAG GGTCTTGCAGATATATCATTTCGTACTCTTAACAGAGCCAGGAGTTTTGTTCTAGCACATATGTTCCATACTTTGCCATTGAGGGATTCACATCTCAGGGCTTTTCTAACTGCAATAATTGAGATGGATCTTGAAAACGTGTCAAGATCGGAGCATGATTCCCTAAGTGAATATCTCAACAAGTTAATTATGCTCAATACACAATTTAACTTGGTTCCAGAAAGGAGGATTCCTATGAAAAAGATACTTATTAAATTGGAAGGTGTTGAAGCTACGAAAATAGGAAGCTTCATTGATGATGACATGACAAAGTTCACTGTTCAGGAGCTGCTCAGTAGGCAATCTGCTGTGTTGTGCATATCAACACTTGGTAAAGGTTTAGATATCCTCTCTAATTACATCACAGCTAGCAATTGGATTGATTTAGATAGTAACATGTCTGAAGAAGAACCAAAGCATGGAAGAGCTCAAGCATCAGTAGG GAGTGTAGATCAACTGGCCGATTTTATTACATGGAATTGTTGGAAATCAGTGAatctttcatattttcttcAGAAGAGAACTATCAGATTGGTTGCAGGTGCTAGCATGATATTTTCCGGCCCTAAGCTTTCCTGGGTGCAAGTTTTTGAACAGATGAATGCTTCAGCAAAGTGCAAAGAGGATAATGATTTGTGTGAAACAata GAACTCATGCTCCTTGGATGTATTACAAGCAAATGGAATTGTCTAATTGAATATTTCATGTCAATTTCCTATCGCACCTTCACAATCTCAAAACTATATCAGGATGTCTGCAACTTGCTTCCAGGAAGATCTCTAAGTTTTCATTCCAAAGAAGAATCAACAGATTCAAAG GAAAGTGGCATTCTTGAGTACTTGGCTGGTGTGCTGGATGGACAGCTTCATCAACTGTGGAACCTCTCTCCTGTCCTTTTAGCTATTGCAATCCCATTCTG GTCACCTCTGTTTAGGCTGTATCTAAGTGAAATACAGACGCAATTCAAGGGAGATTCTTCAGTGATGAG ATGCTGCAGTTGTAtccaagaaagaaaggagCATGAAGATT GTCAACTAGCTGAGAGAATCTGGTGTCTTCACATCATTCATATTTGTGGGTCTCGGGTAATATATGGTGCTAATAATGCTTAA
- the LOC8266717 gene encoding histone-lysine N-methyltransferase SUVR4 isoform X2, whose amino-acid sequence MAPNPRVVSAFRAMKAIGINEDKVKPVLKKLLKLYDKNWELIEEENYRVLADAIFDDDDSKGPNFGEEAEVHDEPEQPLKRLRSRGQEEQASASPNNCNLIAGGPPLKKPKVEEEAVRGTNSLQRSPDMRKSQHGSVSTQNHYSQSPQVRHSYKGKEPMLPHVASEEKRPSVERPSHAVQIRDPVVDRGKQKMPESYALIKPKDEPFTDDLPPTDLEAPLAMIQPPLAMIQPDSTVMSLSQGKPDDQESPASHSGAEENGCDSLRASSSEKRINSELAAVQDGSPANLEVASSSLGEERLMNVTTTVDVLKKSAACCGLGNGSIDARSCTEVSVHQIARQLQSFTEGTHTSANGSVEIDRGHELRDPKSHSLVVVPQHQLTSEEIRSIHDCNDITKGEELVEISWLNEINNECPSSFNYIPENLIFQDAHVKFTLSQIIAEDCCSTCIGDCLSSTTVCVCAAETGDKFAYTSEGLLREDFLEDCISMTRDPHRQCLSYCKACPLERSKNEEILEPCKGHLKRKHIKECWRKCACHRLCGNRVVQRGMVCKLQVFFTPEGKGWGLRTLEKLPKGTFVCEYVGEILTNKELHERNMQRIRGATSDFHTYPVLLDAYWCLKGAVKNEEALCLDATFYGNVARFINHRCLDANLIEIPVKMETPDHHYYHLAFFTTRDVDAMEELTWDYGIDFNDNDHPVEVFRCLCGSKFCRNMKRSNRSKSASR is encoded by the exons ATGGCACCAAATCCCAGAGTTGTGAGTGCCTTTCGTGCAATGAAGGCTATTGGTATAAATGAAGATAAAGTGAAACCAGTTCTAAAGAAGCTTCtgaaattatatgataaaaactGGGAACttattgaagaagaaaattatagAGTTCTAGCTGATGCCatatttgatgatgatgattccaAG GGACCAAATTTTGGGGAAGAAGCTGAGGTGCATGATGAACCTGAACAGCCACTTAAACGACTGCGGTCAAGAGGCCAAGAAGAGCAAGCTTCTGCATCTCCTAATAACTGTAATCTGATAGCAGGTGGACCTCCATTGAAAAAGCCTAAAGTAGAGGAAGAAGCAGTACGGGGCACAAATTCTCTGCAAAGATCACCAGATATGAGAAAGTCTCAACATGGGTCTGTTTCAACCCAGAATCATTATTCACAGTCACCTCAGGTGCGGCACTCATACAAGGGAAAAGAACCTATGTTGCCTCATGTTGCTTCCGAAGAAAAGAGACCTTCTGTGGAGAGACCATCTCATGCAGTGCAGATTAGAGATCCTGTAGTTGATCGAGGCAAACAAAAGATGCCTGAATCTTATGCTTTAATTAAGCCTAAAGATGAGCCTTTTACTGACGACTTGCCTCCCACAGACCTAGAGGCTCCTCTTGCAATGATCCAGCCACCTCTTGCAATGATCCAGCCAG ATTCTACTGTTATGAGTCTGTCACAAGGAAAGCCGGATGATCAGGAGTCTCCTGCATCCCATAGTGGAGCAGAAGAAAATGGATGTGATAGTCTTCGAGCGTCATCAAGTGAAAAACGAATCAACTCTGAGCTTGCAGCTGTTCAAGATGGATCTCCTGCTAACTTAGAGGTTGCCTCCTCATCATTGGGAGAG GAAAGGTTAATGAATGTAACAACAACTGTTGATGTATTGAAGAAATCAGCTGCCTGCTGTGGTTTGGGTAATGGATCAATTGATGCACGTAGTTGTACTGAGGTGTCTGTACATCAGATTGCAAGGCAACTACAATCCTTCACTGAGGGTACACACACTAGTGCCAATGGTTCTGTTGAAATTGACAGAGGACATGAGTTGAGAGACCCCAAATCACATAGTTTGGTGGTTGTTCCACAGCATCAACTCACTTCTGAAGAGATAAGATCTATTCATGATTGTAATGACATAACTAAGGGCGAAGAGTTGGTTGAGATCTCATGGTTAAATGAAATCAACAATGAGTGTCCTTCATCTTTTAACTACATTCCTGAAAACCTGATTTTTCAAGATGCTCATGTGAAGTTCActctttctcaaattatagCTGAAGATTGCTGTTCTACATGTATTGGTGATTGTCTGTCCTCAACAACAGTTTGTGTTTGTGCTGCTGAAACTGGAGATAAGTTTGCATATACATCAGAGGGCCTCCTGAGGGAGGATTTCTTAGAGGACTGTATCTCTATGACTCGTGATCCTCACCGGCAGTGCCTCTCCTATTGCAAAGCTTGCCCACTTGAAAGATCAAAAAATGAGGAGATCTTAGAACCATGCAAAGGTCACTTGAAAAGGAAACATATAAAAGAATGTTGGAGAAAATGTGCCTGCCATAGGCTGTGTGGAAATCGAGTTGTGCAGCGAGGTATGGTATGCAAATTGCAG GTTTTCTTTACACCTGAAGGAAAGGGATGGGGCCTTAGAACCCTGGAAAAGCTGCCAAAAGGAACCTTTGTGTGTGAGTATGTTGGAGAAATACTAACCAACAAAGAGTTGCATGAGAGAAACATGCAAAGAATAAGAGGCGCCACTAGTGATTTTCATACTTATCCAGTTTTATTAGATGCATATTGGTGCTTGAAAGGAGCTGTGAAGAACGAAGAAGCGCTTTGTTTGGATGCAACATTCTATGGAAATGTTGCTAGGTTTATCAATCATAG GTGTCTTGATGCAAATTTGATTGAGATCCCAGTTAAAATGGAGACTCCAGATCATCATTATTATCAC CTTGCCTTCTTCACGACCAGAGATGTGGATGCAATGGAAGAGCTAACTTGG GATTATGGCATTGACTTTAATGACAATGATCATCCTGTGGAGGTATTCCGGTGCCTGTGTGGCAGCAAGTTCTGCAGGAACATGAAACGTTCAAATA GGTCTAAGTCTGCATCAAGATGA
- the LOC8266478 gene encoding glutathionyl-hydroquinone reductase PcpF, protein MVVTEKTDKYRLRDDETMYCTSLPSSHYPTPTVPTKSNRKCHTFPKMSLDQTPPPNPKTLITTLTNLLWGQSLPPGLLISTVRTTWNSAWQLMMSQLAPSDSSGSYSRPTSKFRISRNPNFQSFHLYVGLPCPWAHRTLIVRALKGLEHAIPVSIAAPGQDGSWVFDSGQNMDKDTLVPGKDSANGCKSLKEVYGLRQGGYNGRATVPMLWDSERKEVLCNESYDIIEFFNSGLNGLARNPDLDLAPKFLKGKIEEWNQVIYPNVNNGVYRCGFAQSQAAYDRAVNDLFSTLDRVENHLGSSRYLCGDTITLADVCLFTTLIRFDLAYNVLFKCTKKKLLEYPNLHGYMCDIYQIPKVAETCNFSAIMDGYYKVLFPLNPGSIRPVIPSGCEHEFLSAPHNRESLLSSVDKTMQVFVS, encoded by the exons ATGGTAGTAACCGAAAAAACGGACAAATACAGGTTGAGAGACGACGAAACCATGTACTGCACTTCTCTTCCCAGCTCCCACTACCCAACCCCCACCGTGCCCACCAAATCCAACAGAAAGTGTCACACCTTCCCTAAAATGTCACTAGACCAAACACCACCTCCAAACCCTAAAACTCTAATAACAACCCTCACTAACCTGCTCTGGGGCCAATCACTTCCACCGGGACTCCTGATCTCCACTGTCCGTACAACATGGAACTCCGCGTGGCAACTCATGATGTCACAACTCGCTCCCTCCGATTCCTCTGGCAGTTACTCTAGACCCACCTCCAAATTCCGCATCAGTAGAAATCCCAATTTTCAATCTTTTCACCTCTACGTAGGATTACCATGCCCGTGGGCCCACAGAACCCTGATTGTCAGAGCTCTCAAAGGCCTTGAACATGCAATTCCGGTCTCTATTGCAGCACCGGGTCAAGACGGTTCTTGGGTGTTTGACAGTGGACAAAACATGGATAAGGATACCCTTGTTCCGGGTAAGGATAGTGCTAATGGATGCAAGAGTTTAAAGGAGGTCTATGGGCTAAGACAAGGAGGGTACAATGGGCGTGCCACGGTCCCAATGTTATGGGATTCAGAGAGGAAAGAGGTTTTATGTAATGAAAGTTATgatattattgaattttttaattcaggTTTAAATGGATTAGCCAGAAACCCGGATTTAGATTTGGCTCCCAAGTTTTTAAAGGGAAAGATAGAGGAGTGGAATCAAGTGATTTATCCTAATGTCAATAATGGTGTTTATAg ATGTGGGTTTGCACAGAGTCAAGCAGCGTATGATAGAGCAGTGAATGATTTGTTTAGTACATTGGATAGAGTGGAGAATCACTTGGGTAGTTCACGTTACTTGTGTGGAGATACAATTACATTAGCAGATGTTTGTTTGTTTACCACTTTGATTCGGTTTGATCTTGCTTATAATGTTCTGTTCAAGTGCACCAAGAAAAAGTTGCTCGAGTATCCTAATCTTCATGGATATATGTGTGACATATATCAG ATCCCAAAGGTTGCCGAAACTTGCAATTTTTCTGCTATCATGGATGGTTACTACAAAGTACTATTTCCGCTGAATCCAGGCAGTATTCGTCCAGTTATACCTTCAGGATGTGAGCATGAATTTCTTTCTGCACCTCACAACAGGGAATCACTACTATCCTCTGTAGATAAAACTATGCAGGTCTTTGTTTCGTGA